A genomic window from Leeia speluncae includes:
- a CDS encoding lytic transglycosylase domain-containing protein, producing the protein MQKLTKNVTLRQKLLMSSFVLLALFAKDCIAGRQEKEILAPAVQTAMQQAINDSREPKLIFPTKAEGDAWLTEMMRRLEKRVPDEFMRRRLLTMVQYEASRAGLDPQMVLGLIQVESGFKKYAISSVGAKGLMQVMPFWVKQIGNENHNLFDEATSLRFGCTILRHYLNIEKGDLYRALGRYNGSLGKPEYPNLVLGAWRKNWSWP; encoded by the coding sequence ATGCAGAAACTGACGAAAAACGTCACATTGCGACAAAAATTGCTAATGTCATCTTTTGTGTTGTTGGCATTGTTTGCTAAAGATTGCATTGCTGGCCGCCAAGAAAAAGAAATTTTGGCGCCTGCAGTGCAAACCGCAATGCAACAAGCAATTAATGATTCACGTGAGCCAAAGCTGATTTTTCCAACCAAAGCGGAAGGCGATGCATGGTTGACAGAAATGATGCGTCGACTTGAAAAGCGCGTGCCAGATGAGTTTATGCGGAGACGCTTGCTTACTATGGTGCAGTACGAGGCATCCAGAGCGGGGCTCGACCCGCAAATGGTGCTTGGGCTTATTCAAGTAGAAAGTGGTTTTAAGAAATATGCGATTTCCTCTGTCGGTGCAAAAGGCTTGATGCAGGTGATGCCTTTTTGGGTAAAGCAAATAGGGAATGAAAACCACAATCTATTTGATGAGGCGACGAGTCTTCGATTTGGATGCACCATTTTGCGTCACTATCTCAATATCGAGAAAGGTGATCTGTATCGTGCCTTAGGTCGATACAACGGCAGTTTAGGCAAGCCAGAGTACCCTAACCTTGTATTAGGTGCTTGGCGAAAAAATTGGTCATGGCCGTAG
- a CDS encoding proline--tRNA ligase has translation MRASQYLITTLKEAPAEAELISHRLMIRAGLIKRLGSGLYTWMPVGLKVLRKVEAVVRDEMAKTAKALELLMPAVQPAELWQESGRWEFYGKELLRLKDRHERDFVIGPTHEEVVTDVVRRDIKSYRQLPVNLYQIQTKFRDEIRPRFGVMRAREFVMKDGYSFHTDFASLEKTYWDYYNAYCNVFTRLGLKFRPVAADTGSIGGTGSHEFQVLADSGEDAIVWCPTSDFAANIELAEAVSPAHARPAAAESMTKVHTPGVKTIAQLADFLKIPVEKTVKAVVVDGVDGKPVLLMVRGDHSLNEIKAEKLPQVKSPLAFSTPESIVEAFGAAPGSLGPVNFPGTVIMDRTVDRMGDFVIGANEDDMHFTGANIGRDIPEPLVADIRNVVEGDQSPDGKGVLEICRGIEVGHIFQLRTKYSEAMQCTYLDADGQSVPMEMGCYGIGISRVVAACIEQNNDDKGIIFPAAMAPFTLAIVPVAADKNPQVAETADSLYQSLLAAGVDVLLDDRAERPGVKFADMELLGIPFRVTVGGKGLEKGIVEFAIRATGEVKELPVGEALALIQSNMAV, from the coding sequence ATGCGCGCCAGCCAATATCTGATTACCACTCTTAAAGAAGCTCCTGCGGAAGCAGAGTTAATTTCGCATCGCCTGATGATTCGTGCTGGTTTAATTAAGCGCTTGGGCAGCGGCTTATATACTTGGATGCCTGTCGGTCTTAAAGTGTTGCGTAAAGTGGAAGCCGTTGTTCGTGACGAAATGGCAAAAACCGCGAAAGCGTTAGAACTGTTGATGCCAGCTGTTCAACCTGCTGAACTGTGGCAAGAATCCGGCCGTTGGGAGTTTTACGGCAAAGAACTGCTTCGCTTAAAAGATCGCCATGAGCGCGATTTTGTTATCGGCCCTACCCACGAAGAAGTGGTAACGGACGTTGTGCGTCGTGACATCAAGAGTTACAGACAGCTTCCTGTGAACCTATATCAAATTCAAACCAAATTCCGCGATGAGATTCGCCCACGTTTTGGGGTGATGCGCGCGCGCGAGTTTGTAATGAAAGACGGTTACTCATTCCATACAGATTTTGCTAGCTTAGAAAAAACCTACTGGGATTATTACAACGCGTACTGCAATGTGTTTACCCGTCTAGGTTTAAAATTCCGCCCAGTCGCAGCAGATACGGGTTCTATTGGTGGTACCGGTTCGCATGAATTCCAAGTGCTGGCAGATTCTGGTGAAGATGCCATTGTTTGGTGTCCTACGTCAGATTTTGCGGCCAATATTGAATTAGCAGAGGCTGTTTCTCCTGCGCATGCTCGCCCAGCAGCGGCGGAGAGCATGACAAAAGTACATACACCTGGCGTAAAAACCATTGCTCAACTAGCTGATTTCTTAAAAATTCCAGTAGAGAAGACGGTTAAAGCGGTGGTGGTGGACGGTGTCGATGGCAAGCCTGTCTTGCTGATGGTGCGCGGTGATCACTCTCTAAATGAGATCAAAGCTGAAAAATTACCACAGGTGAAGTCACCGCTCGCGTTCTCTACACCTGAATCCATTGTGGAAGCGTTTGGTGCGGCACCTGGTTCATTGGGGCCTGTGAACTTCCCTGGTACGGTGATTATGGATCGCACAGTAGACCGTATGGGCGATTTCGTCATTGGTGCCAACGAAGATGATATGCACTTTACCGGTGCCAATATTGGCCGTGATATCCCTGAACCACTTGTTGCTGATATCCGTAATGTAGTGGAAGGTGATCAATCGCCTGACGGCAAAGGCGTATTAGAAATTTGTCGTGGTATTGAAGTTGGCCATATTTTCCAACTGCGCACTAAATACTCTGAAGCGATGCAATGTACCTACCTTGATGCGGATGGTCAGAGTGTGCCGATGGAAATGGGTTGCTACGGCATTGGTATTTCTCGCGTGGTGGCAGCATGTATCGAGCAAAACAATGACGATAAAGGGATTATCTTCCCTGCTGCCATGGCGCCATTTACGTTGGCAATTGTCCCTGTTGCAGCAGATAAAAACCCTCAAGTTGCTGAAACGGCGGATTCCCTATACCAATCTTTGTTGGCTGCGGGTGTCGATGTATTGCTAGACGACCGCGCTGAGCGTCCTGGCGTGAAGTTTGCCGATATGGAGCTATTAGGTATCCCATTCCGTGTCACCGTAGGCGGCAAAGGGTTGGAAAAAGGGATTGTGGAGTTTGCAATCCGCGCAACCGGTGAAGTGAAAGAGTTGCCAGTTGGAGAGGCGCTAGCATTGATCCAATCTAACATGGCGGTTTAA
- a CDS encoding acyl-ACP desaturase yields MLYPELFASLEKARWDLETDIPWSSFEADKLSDEQAMTIKMNAITEWSALPATEMFLRDNRDDSDFSAFMSIWFYEEQKHALVLMEYLRRFRPDLCPTEEELHKVRFEFDPAPKLETLMLHFCGEVRLTQWYRRASEWHTEPVIKFIYETISRDEARHGGAYLKYMKKAIEIDGNEAKRAFTKIGVLMASSGRASKPLHPTNLHVNESLFPNDTIQSRLPNPEWLEHWLDHQIDFNKDCEARVVGGILRNLSSLFDQQFENVQQLNLYRKSLNKAASAE; encoded by the coding sequence ATGCTGTACCCCGAACTGTTTGCATCTTTAGAAAAAGCCCGCTGGGATTTAGAGACTGATATTCCTTGGAGCTCGTTCGAGGCTGACAAGCTGAGTGACGAACAAGCGATGACCATTAAGATGAACGCCATCACCGAGTGGTCGGCTTTACCAGCAACCGAAATGTTCCTACGCGACAACCGCGATGACAGCGACTTTTCTGCGTTCATGTCGATCTGGTTTTACGAAGAACAAAAGCATGCGCTAGTCCTGATGGAATACCTACGCCGTTTCCGTCCAGACCTATGCCCTACCGAAGAAGAACTACACAAAGTTCGCTTTGAGTTCGATCCTGCACCAAAACTAGAAACCTTGATGCTGCATTTTTGCGGTGAGGTACGTTTAACGCAATGGTACCGTCGTGCAAGCGAATGGCACACAGAGCCAGTGATTAAATTCATTTATGAAACCATCAGCCGCGACGAAGCACGTCACGGTGGCGCTTACTTAAAGTACATGAAAAAAGCCATTGAGATTGATGGCAATGAAGCAAAACGTGCATTTACTAAAATTGGCGTATTAATGGCTTCTAGCGGTCGTGCTAGCAAACCATTGCACCCTACTAACTTGCACGTGAACGAATCTCTATTCCCTAACGACACCATTCAAAGCCGACTTCCAAATCCAGAATGGCTAGAACACTGGTTAGATCATCAGATTGATTTCAACAAAGACTGCGAAGCACGTGTTGTTGGTGGCATTTTGCGTAATCTATCCAGCTTATTTGATCAGCAATTTGAGAACGTTCAACAATTGAACCTGTATCGCAAATCATTAAACAAAGCAGCTAGCGCAGAATGA
- the rfaE2 gene encoding D-glycero-beta-D-manno-heptose 1-phosphate adenylyltransferase, whose product MSYNSPSFEQKIIAPADLAGAITRLPRPLVFTNGCFDILHRGHVTYLAQARALGAGLIVALNSDASVKRLGKGDDRPINPLENRLAVIAALECVSAVTWFEEDTPIERILQIQPNILVKGGDWAPENIVGAPEVIQWGGSVHSIPFLFDTSTTATLKKIRLAEGSH is encoded by the coding sequence ATGAGTTACAACAGCCCTTCTTTTGAGCAAAAAATCATTGCGCCAGCAGATTTAGCTGGCGCGATCACCCGCCTGCCAAGACCACTAGTGTTTACAAATGGTTGTTTTGATATTTTGCATAGAGGGCATGTTACTTATTTAGCACAAGCACGTGCTTTAGGCGCCGGTCTGATTGTCGCCTTAAATTCGGATGCGTCTGTCAAACGGCTTGGCAAAGGCGATGACAGACCAATCAACCCACTTGAAAATCGCTTGGCCGTGATTGCCGCTTTAGAATGCGTATCAGCTGTTACTTGGTTTGAAGAAGATACGCCAATCGAGCGGATCTTGCAGATTCAGCCAAATATTTTGGTCAAAGGTGGAGATTGGGCGCCTGAAAATATTGTTGGCGCACCAGAAGTGATTCAGTGGGGCGGAAGCGTTCACAGCATTCCATTCCTATTTGATACTTCCACGACTGCAACATTGAAGAAAATTAGACTCGCCGAAGGAAGTCACTAA
- the lptM gene encoding LPS translocon maturation chaperone LptM — MSLLTLTGALVLGLTACGIKGPLYLPKDKNGKVEQPASN, encoded by the coding sequence ATGTCTTTATTGACTTTAACTGGTGCGCTTGTACTTGGGTTGACCGCATGTGGTATTAAAGGACCGTTATACTTGCCAAAAGACAAGAACGGCAAAGTAGAACAACCTGCCTCTAACTAA
- the cyaY gene encoding iron donor protein CyaY — MEESQFLAITDQIFDQIMSALDDSGEDIECLLSGNVLDIECENGSKIIVNRHTPNQEIWIAAKSGGFHFKLKNEKWMDSRSDDEFFASLKRVLKEQTGVDFTIE, encoded by the coding sequence TTGGAAGAATCTCAATTCTTAGCAATCACCGACCAAATTTTTGATCAGATCATGTCTGCATTAGACGACTCAGGGGAGGATATCGAATGCCTGCTTTCGGGTAACGTATTAGATATTGAGTGCGAAAATGGCAGTAAAATTATTGTTAATCGCCATACTCCTAATCAAGAAATCTGGATTGCGGCAAAAAGTGGTGGCTTTCATTTTAAGTTAAAAAATGAAAAATGGATGGATAGCCGGTCAGATGATGAGTTTTTTGCCAGTCTAAAGCGTGTACTAAAAGAGCAAACCGGCGTAGACTTTACGATTGAATAA
- a CDS encoding STAS domain-containing protein, with product MFSFFKKKGSNTEESVLPDYPQVVRPSGQVEVLSAPAEPETPSTEELETDFIDDTLMDPTSTLDPVDVSILDEAAILYANEQDRDARELIEAQLQSDSATDIELWLMLFELYQLQDEKQLFEQLALQFVMRFERTAPIWRDSGKKVKAAPETQGVMSLPPLIDITHTRVLLQQLQQLLKKFEEVTIDCQAITQLAPEGCKLLHQALTTVRKSNKKLSFRSAAVFDSALNGKLEVGRPSPDDLVFWLLKLELLQWLDDQENFENTAVDFAVTYEVSPPSWEPPKQVVKPVTPAHLQTTAFTADEDQFALDGVYTALKTAELDKLVEFAKERSTISISCLKLERIDFVAAGHLLHMIVQMQQQGKEIHLRHVSHLVGALFRVLDMHAFCRIHYRK from the coding sequence ATGTTCTCCTTTTTCAAGAAAAAGGGTTCTAACACGGAAGAATCCGTCCTACCCGATTATCCACAAGTAGTCAGACCTAGTGGACAGGTAGAGGTATTGTCAGCCCCCGCAGAACCAGAAACGCCTTCTACCGAGGAGTTAGAAACCGATTTCATCGATGACACATTGATGGATCCAACCTCCACACTAGACCCTGTGGACGTTTCAATCCTAGATGAAGCAGCTATTCTCTATGCCAATGAACAAGACCGGGATGCAAGAGAGCTAATTGAGGCTCAGTTACAATCCGATTCAGCCACTGATATTGAACTTTGGCTGATGCTATTTGAGCTTTATCAGTTACAAGATGAAAAGCAACTCTTCGAACAACTAGCGTTGCAATTTGTCATGCGTTTTGAACGCACTGCACCTATTTGGCGCGATTCCGGCAAAAAAGTAAAAGCGGCACCAGAGACACAAGGCGTCATGTCGCTTCCACCATTAATTGACATTACGCATACCCGAGTTCTTCTTCAACAGCTTCAGCAACTACTTAAAAAGTTTGAAGAAGTGACGATTGATTGCCAAGCAATTACGCAATTAGCACCCGAAGGCTGCAAGTTACTTCACCAAGCACTCACCACGGTCCGTAAAAGTAATAAAAAACTCTCTTTTCGTTCTGCCGCAGTATTTGACTCTGCATTAAACGGTAAATTAGAGGTAGGCAGACCGTCGCCGGATGATCTTGTCTTCTGGTTACTCAAACTAGAGCTATTGCAATGGCTAGATGATCAGGAAAACTTCGAAAATACAGCGGTCGATTTTGCTGTCACCTATGAAGTATCCCCTCCTTCTTGGGAACCGCCCAAGCAAGTAGTAAAACCAGTTACTCCCGCGCATTTGCAAACGACTGCATTCACAGCAGATGAAGACCAATTTGCGCTAGATGGCGTCTATACCGCACTCAAAACGGCTGAACTCGACAAATTAGTTGAGTTTGCCAAAGAACGTTCGACGATTAGCATTAGTTGCTTAAAGCTAGAGCGGATTGACTTTGTTGCGGCAGGACATTTGTTACATATGATTGTGCAAATGCAGCAACAAGGAAAAGAGATTCACCTCCGACATGTCTCTCATTTAGTCGGCGCCCTATTTAGAGTGCTAGACATGCACGCATTCTGTCGTATTCATTACCGAAAATAA
- the hslV gene encoding ATP-dependent protease subunit HslV, with product MQQFDGTTILSVRRGNQVALGGDGQVTLGNIVIKSTARKIRRLYHEQILAGFAGGTADAFTLFERFEGKLEKHQGHLLRAAVELAKDWRTDRMLRRLEAMLAVANRDHTLIITGNGDVLEPELGIAAIGSGGAYAQSAARALWENTELSPAEIVKKSLTIAGDLCIYTNQNHLIETLD from the coding sequence ATGCAGCAATTTGACGGTACAACCATTTTATCTGTTCGCCGCGGCAATCAAGTCGCACTCGGTGGTGACGGCCAAGTCACCCTTGGCAATATTGTCATCAAATCAACCGCTCGGAAAATTCGCAGGTTATATCACGAACAAATTTTAGCGGGCTTTGCAGGTGGAACGGCAGATGCGTTTACACTATTTGAGCGCTTTGAAGGCAAATTAGAAAAACATCAAGGCCACCTATTACGTGCGGCAGTGGAGCTTGCCAAAGATTGGCGAACAGACCGCATGCTTCGCAGATTAGAAGCCATGCTTGCGGTTGCCAACCGTGACCACACCTTAATTATCACGGGTAATGGCGACGTTCTCGAACCTGAACTAGGCATTGCAGCAATTGGTTCTGGTGGTGCTTATGCACAATCTGCCGCCCGCGCACTTTGGGAAAATACCGAACTCAGCCCAGCAGAGATTGTGAAAAAATCGCTCACCATTGCAGGCGATCTTTGTATTTATACCAATCAGAATCATCTGATCGAGACATTAGATTAA
- the hslU gene encoding ATP-dependent protease ATPase subunit HslU, whose product MSMTPQEIVHELDKHIIGQQAAKKAVAIALRNRWRRQQVAEPLRHEITPKNILMIGPTGVGKTEIARRLAKLADAPFIKIEATKFTEVGYVGRDVDSIVRDLVEMAIKQTRETEAKKQRHHAEDRAEDRVLDALLPPRQTGFGLEEDKTEDTATRQKFRKMLREGKLDDKEIEIELDAPKMTAEIFAPPGMEDLTSQIQGMFQNMGNQRKKSQKLSVKEAYKLLIDEEAGKLVNDEEVKAKALKNVEQNGIVFLDEIDKITSRSDGQNSGEVSRQGVQRDLLPLVEGTTITTKYGMVKTDHILFIASGAFHLAKPSDLIPELQGRFPIRVELESLSVKDFESILTSTDACLTKQYQALLATEGVSLEFTPDAIHRLAEIAWSVNEKTENIGARRLHTVLERLLEEISFQCANETEKQITLTAAEVDAQLGMLVQNEDLARYVL is encoded by the coding sequence ATGAGCATGACTCCTCAAGAAATCGTCCACGAATTGGACAAACACATTATCGGGCAACAAGCAGCTAAGAAAGCGGTTGCCATCGCGCTGAGAAATCGCTGGCGTCGTCAGCAAGTAGCAGAGCCTCTTCGCCATGAGATCACACCTAAGAATATCTTAATGATTGGACCTACTGGCGTGGGTAAAACAGAAATTGCCCGCCGCTTGGCCAAATTAGCAGATGCGCCTTTCATCAAAATTGAAGCAACAAAATTTACAGAAGTGGGCTATGTCGGCCGTGATGTAGATAGCATCGTGCGCGATTTAGTAGAAATGGCCATCAAACAGACACGTGAAACAGAAGCAAAAAAACAGCGTCACCATGCGGAAGATCGCGCAGAAGATCGCGTGTTAGATGCATTACTTCCGCCGCGTCAAACCGGTTTTGGCTTGGAAGAAGATAAAACAGAAGATACTGCGACGCGCCAAAAATTCCGCAAAATGCTTCGTGAAGGCAAATTAGACGATAAAGAAATTGAGATCGAACTGGATGCGCCAAAAATGACGGCGGAAATTTTTGCGCCACCAGGCATGGAAGATCTGACTAGCCAAATTCAAGGCATGTTCCAGAATATGGGCAATCAGCGCAAAAAAAGTCAAAAATTATCAGTGAAAGAAGCATATAAACTACTCATTGATGAAGAAGCAGGCAAATTAGTTAACGATGAAGAAGTAAAAGCAAAAGCGCTAAAAAACGTTGAGCAAAACGGCATCGTGTTTTTGGATGAAATCGACAAAATCACTAGCCGATCAGATGGGCAAAATAGTGGCGAGGTTTCTCGCCAAGGTGTTCAACGCGACCTACTGCCGTTAGTAGAAGGTACAACCATTACAACAAAATATGGCATGGTAAAAACAGACCATATCTTATTTATTGCGAGTGGTGCCTTTCATTTGGCCAAACCGTCTGATTTGATTCCTGAATTACAAGGTCGCTTCCCGATCCGTGTGGAATTAGAATCTTTATCGGTAAAAGATTTTGAAAGCATTCTCACCAGCACCGATGCTTGTTTAACCAAGCAATACCAAGCTTTGTTAGCTACGGAAGGGGTTTCACTTGAGTTCACACCAGATGCAATTCATCGCTTAGCTGAAATTGCTTGGTCCGTAAATGAAAAAACCGAAAATATTGGCGCAAGACGGTTACACACCGTGCTAGAAAGACTGCTAGAAGAGATTAGCTTTCAATGTGCCAATGAAACTGAAAAACAGATCACACTAACGGCTGCTGAAGTAGATGCTCAACTTGGCATGCTAGTACAAAACGAGGATCTAGCGCGTTACGTGCTCTAA
- a CDS encoding peroxiredoxin has protein sequence MITVGQTLPAGLLTEFVEVEGNGCSVGPNQFEVSELVKDKTIVIFGLPGAFTPTCSAKHLPGYISQIEAFKAKGVDEVWCFAVNDAFVMHAWGVQQGASGKVRMMADGSAAYTQALGLTLDLTTRHMGVRCQRFAMIVKNGVVSQVAVEAAGQFEVSSAEAILNLL, from the coding sequence ATGATTACTGTCGGACAAACATTACCAGCTGGGTTGCTAACAGAATTCGTTGAAGTAGAAGGCAACGGATGCAGCGTTGGGCCAAATCAATTTGAGGTTAGCGAACTAGTTAAAGATAAAACCATTGTTATCTTCGGTCTACCTGGCGCATTTACACCAACCTGCTCGGCAAAACACCTGCCTGGCTATATTTCTCAAATTGAAGCGTTTAAAGCAAAAGGTGTGGATGAAGTATGGTGCTTTGCCGTAAATGATGCTTTTGTAATGCATGCATGGGGCGTTCAGCAAGGCGCAAGTGGCAAAGTACGTATGATGGCAGATGGAAGCGCCGCTTACACACAAGCATTAGGACTCACCCTTGATCTAACCACTCGCCATATGGGTGTTCGCTGCCAGCGTTTTGCGATGATTGTTAAAAATGGCGTTGTATCGCAAGTTGCGGTTGAAGCAGCCGGCCAATTTGAAGTCAGCAGTGCAGAGGCCATTTTAAATCTTTTATAA
- a CDS encoding WG repeat-containing protein, with amino-acid sequence MHTLPSKLRVTLISIAIASLPFKSFALNQQGIKEIIHPFHEGLAAVYLDHKWGYVDKAGKMIIAPQFEEASDFQNGLAAVKIGKEAYYIDRAGKNALAKSFKEAEGFNGNSAIVTLSSGKFALINTSGEVISEPREDLSQWFNSTSKNRFIGYKKQQIMLLSPTGAVTSLAQSNITNFRNGIGVFGYEENNRFGLIDTSGKVLTPAIFDGIQALRNHLFIVQKDQRYGLVDVNGKEILPPSLQSIGEYKFNLATATLDGTHFGLINTSGQWVIKPTIDAEIHILSDRLFSYTTQNKTTYKNLQGKTLAEVDGYSTFQSVGNGLGILHLENSETGEEQTKLIAVETGQDVLTAEQLPGDPKAYFFDVLYNDSSDTYTEDGSKGIAIRISKRGAEDVESVGLYIPALKKFYPPIWKEISSGERDGFLTVKMDDSSSDQTYLLNTTSGEISQRGAYFISAYENKRNSKFVIAYAYDHKYGVMDLSGKWIIQPQFEKVMIGEGDQLFSVQTAYNQWQILDATGKPAWPETFEDVSRPDGDTLFARKNKQLLLLKAGQAPKLLDNNLYLLSTQFGERGSVPIQNRSTGKIALLDRSGEWLTQPIFDRLEKEENSTFYRSSKTVNGEYVEGLVDSKGKDIIPAKFNRLSNFQDRFYIGCTNKACQLFDRKGQEINTAIRFNENDSPRLINDTPPKDSNIPTWLEIQTNTGTWFVNSNGKSLRLEDVFEGANLLEDQTLVLQTKQTQALFDDKGKQLTPWGDQVDDFGELIMWQANGKHQVYDGNGQLNEALSKQGKYIDWVGEGRIQENGSNGNYVLTSLTGERYPLPAGYFIYSDAYKAKFVDGLAPVTSAHDDNGLSGYVKPNGQFAFKTKYRYVDNYAEGLALVVDAKSQQYGFIDKSGKTAVPFNYTVANAFSEGIASTVEQQRDDISLIDTKGTTQFRVSARCGNNVLTDAAGKVTWQGRPCVTFIESKMPN; translated from the coding sequence ATGCATACCCTCCCCTCCAAGCTTCGCGTCACACTGATCTCCATTGCGATCGCCTCTCTTCCTTTTAAAAGCTTCGCGCTAAACCAGCAGGGCATTAAAGAGATTATCCATCCTTTCCATGAGGGATTAGCTGCTGTCTACCTAGACCATAAATGGGGGTATGTCGATAAAGCAGGGAAAATGATTATCGCCCCTCAATTCGAGGAGGCATCCGATTTTCAAAATGGATTAGCGGCAGTCAAAATAGGTAAGGAAGCTTATTATATCGATCGAGCGGGTAAAAACGCTCTTGCTAAATCCTTTAAAGAAGCAGAAGGGTTTAACGGTAATAGTGCAATTGTGACCCTCTCTTCTGGGAAATTCGCGCTGATCAATACAAGTGGAGAAGTCATTTCCGAGCCACGTGAGGATCTCTCTCAATGGTTCAACAGTACGTCTAAAAACCGCTTTATTGGTTACAAGAAACAACAAATAATGCTTCTCTCGCCAACTGGGGCGGTCACCTCACTTGCTCAATCCAATATTACCAATTTTAGAAATGGGATTGGTGTATTTGGTTATGAAGAGAACAACCGATTTGGGCTAATAGACACCAGCGGTAAAGTGCTTACCCCTGCGATTTTTGATGGCATCCAAGCGTTAAGAAATCATTTATTTATCGTCCAGAAAGACCAACGGTACGGTTTAGTGGACGTCAACGGTAAAGAAATACTGCCACCATCCTTACAATCTATCGGTGAGTATAAATTCAATCTCGCGACAGCTACGTTAGATGGCACCCACTTTGGATTGATTAATACGTCAGGTCAATGGGTAATCAAACCGACAATTGATGCAGAAATTCACATCCTTTCCGACCGTTTATTTAGCTATACGACTCAAAACAAAACTACCTATAAGAATCTGCAAGGCAAAACATTAGCCGAAGTAGATGGCTACTCTACCTTCCAATCTGTGGGGAATGGACTAGGCATTCTTCATCTAGAAAATAGCGAAACCGGTGAAGAACAGACAAAGTTAATTGCAGTTGAGACCGGGCAAGATGTACTAACAGCAGAACAACTTCCTGGAGACCCAAAAGCCTATTTCTTTGATGTGTTATATAACGACTCAAGCGACACATATACTGAAGATGGTTCAAAAGGGATAGCAATTCGCATTTCAAAGCGTGGGGCAGAGGATGTAGAAAGTGTTGGCCTATACATTCCAGCACTAAAAAAATTCTACCCACCTATTTGGAAAGAAATCTCCAGTGGGGAAAGAGATGGTTTCCTTACGGTCAAAATGGATGACAGCAGTTCTGATCAGACCTATTTACTCAATACCACTTCTGGTGAAATAAGCCAAAGAGGGGCCTATTTTATTAGTGCTTATGAGAATAAAAGAAATAGTAAATTTGTTATTGCCTACGCTTATGATCATAAATACGGCGTGATGGATTTGTCTGGCAAATGGATCATCCAACCGCAATTTGAAAAGGTCATGATTGGAGAAGGTGATCAACTATTCTCTGTCCAAACAGCTTATAACCAATGGCAGATTTTGGACGCAACAGGCAAGCCCGCTTGGCCAGAAACATTTGAAGATGTCTCCCGCCCAGATGGGGATACATTATTTGCACGCAAAAACAAGCAGTTACTTCTCTTAAAAGCCGGACAAGCCCCCAAGCTTTTGGACAATAACCTATATCTGCTCAGCACTCAATTTGGTGAACGTGGCAGTGTACCTATTCAAAATCGAAGCACCGGAAAAATTGCTCTATTAGACAGAAGCGGCGAGTGGCTGACTCAACCTATTTTTGATCGCTTAGAAAAAGAAGAGAACAGTACCTTCTATCGAAGCTCAAAAACAGTTAATGGAGAGTATGTCGAAGGCTTGGTCGATAGCAAAGGAAAAGACATTATTCCTGCGAAATTTAATCGCTTAAGTAACTTTCAAGACCGCTTTTATATTGGATGTACAAACAAAGCGTGCCAACTGTTCGATCGCAAAGGGCAGGAAATTAACACAGCCATTCGATTCAACGAAAACGATAGCCCTCGCTTAATTAATGATACACCACCCAAAGATAGCAACATCCCCACTTGGCTAGAAATTCAAACGAATACGGGCACATGGTTTGTTAACTCTAATGGAAAATCTCTACGATTAGAGGATGTGTTTGAAGGTGCCAACTTACTCGAAGACCAAACCCTTGTATTACAAACCAAACAAACCCAAGCCCTTTTTGACGACAAAGGTAAGCAACTTACCCCATGGGGAGATCAAGTGGATGACTTTGGTGAGTTAATCATGTGGCAGGCAAATGGAAAGCACCAAGTTTACGATGGTAATGGACAGCTGAATGAAGCGCTTAGTAAGCAAGGAAAATACATTGATTGGGTAGGTGAAGGGCGGATTCAGGAGAATGGTAGCAATGGAAATTATGTATTAACCAGTTTAACGGGTGAACGCTATCCACTTCCTGCTGGCTACTTTATATACAGTGATGCTTATAAAGCAAAGTTTGTAGATGGATTAGCACCGGTGACCAGTGCGCACGATGATAATGGACTGTCTGGTTATGTAAAACCAAATGGGCAGTTCGCCTTCAAAACGAAATATCGTTATGTAGACAACTATGCGGAAGGACTTGCTTTAGTAGTCGATGCAAAAAGCCAGCAATATGGCTTTATCGACAAATCTGGCAAAACCGCAGTGCCATTTAACTATACCGTGGCCAATGCCTTTTCAGAAGGGATCGCTAGCACGGTAGAGCAACAACGTGATGATATTTCCCTCATTGATACAAAAGGAACCACGCAATTCCGCGTTAGCGCTAGGTGCGGAAATAATGTCTTAACGGATGCGGCAGGAAAAGTCACTTGGCAAGGACGACCATGCGTCACCTTTATTGAAAGCAAAATGCCAAACTAA